A genomic region of Trifolium pratense cultivar HEN17-A07 linkage group LG3, ARS_RC_1.1, whole genome shotgun sequence contains the following coding sequences:
- the LOC123915895 gene encoding GDSL esterase/lipase At1g33811, protein MKHFILTFTCIWLSLCATKCLSQVQPRLPEGQQVPCFFIFGDSLVDNGNNNAILTLARANYRPYGIDFPQGPTGRFTNGRTYVDALAQLLGFRTYILPYSRARGLDLLRGANYASGAAGIRQETGSNLGAHTSMDEQVSNFGNTVQELRRFFRGDNASLNSYLNKCIYYSGMASNDYLNNYFMTDFYSTNTQYTPQAFASVLLQDYARQLSQLHSLGARKVIVTAVGQIGCIPYELARFNGNNSRCNDKINNAILHFNTGLKQLVQNFNGGQLPGAKFVFLDFYQSSVDLAENGKSYGFDVIDKGCCGVGRNNGQITCLPLQQACENRSKYLFWDAFHPTEMANILLAKASYTSQTYTYPINLQQLAML, encoded by the exons ATGAAGCATTTTATTTTGACATTCACCTGTATCTGGTTGAGCCTATGTGCTACAAAATGTTTGTCTCAGGTGCAGCCACGGCTGCCGGAGGGACAGCAAGTACCATGCTTCTTCATATTTGGCGACTCTTTGGTTGATAATGGAAACAACAATGCGATTCTAACACTCGCTAGGGCCAATTATAGGCCTTATGGCATTGACTTCCCACAAGGTCCCACCGGTCGCTTCACCAATGGTCGAACCTATGTTGACGCATTAG CTCAGCTTCTGGGTTTCCGAACATATATTCTTCCATATTCAAGAGCAAGGGGTTTGGATCTTCTAAGAGGAGCCAATTATGCATCTGGAGCTGCAGGCATCAGACAGGAAACAGGAAGTAACCTG GGGGCACATACATCAATGGATGAGCAAGTGAGTAACTTTGGGAACACAGTGCAGGAACTGAGAAGATTCTTTAGAGGAGACAATGCTTCACTTAATAGCTACTTAAACAAATGCATATATTATTCAGGGATGGCAAGCAATGATTACCTTAACAACTATTTCATGACTGatttttattcaactaacaCTCAGTACACACCTCAAGCTTTTGCATCTGTTCTTCTTCAAGACTATGCTCGCCAACTATCT CAATTACATTCATTAGGAGCAAGAAAAGTGATTGTTACAGCAGTTGGGCAAATTGGGTGCATACCATATGAATTAGCACGTTTTAATGGTAACAACAGCAGATGCAATGATAAGATCAACAATGCCATCTTGCATTTTAACACAGGTCTTAAGCAGCTAGTTCAGAATTTCAATGGAGGACAGCTTCCTGGAGCAAAGTTTGTGTTTTTGGATTTCTATCAAAGCAGTGTAGATCTAGCTGAAAATGGAAAATCATatg GGTTTGATGTTATAGACAAGGGATGCTGTGGTGTTGGCAGAAACAATGGACAAATAACTTGTCTTCCATTGCAACAAGCATGTGAAAATCGTAGCAAGTACTTATTTTGGGATGCTTTCCACCCTACTGAGATGGCAAACATCTTACTAGCAAAGGCATCATACACTTCACAAACATACACTTATCCTATCAATCTTCAACAATTGGCAATGCTTTAG
- the LOC123916255 gene encoding GDSL esterase/lipase At1g71691 — translation MAKFGVSQILLVLFMVLNGVVTSQNVPAMFIFGDSLIDNGNNNNMASLAKANYFPYGIDFNGGPTGRFSNGYTIVDEIAELLGLPLIPAYNGATRNQVLNGVNYASAAAGILDATGRNFVGRIPFDEQLRNFENTLNDITGNLGADNLATELSRCLFFVGMGSNDYLNNYLMPNYNTRNQYNGQQYADLLVQTYNNQLTRLYNLGARKFVIAGLGLLGCIPSILAQSNSGSCSDEVNMLVQPFNENVKTMLSNLNNNLPDSRFIFIDSSRMFQEILLNARSLGFTDVTEGCCGLGRNRGQITCLPLQRPCPNRNQYVFWDAFHPTEAVNILMGRMAFSGNTNFVYPLNIQQLAQL, via the exons ATGGCTAAGTTTGGAGTATCTCAAATATTGTTGGTGCTTTTCATGGTTTTGAATGGTGTAGTCACAAGCCAAAATGTTCCTGCCATGTTCATATTTGGTGACTCACTTATTGATAATGGTAACAACAACAATATGGCTTCCTTAGCTAAGGCTAACTATTTTCCATATGGTATTGACTTCAATGGAGGACCTACTGGTCGTTTCTCAAATGGTTACACCATTGTTGATGAGATAG CTGAACTACTTGGACTTCCTTTAATTCCTGCATACAATGGAGCCACAAGGAATCAAGTGCTTAATGGAGTAAACTATGCTTCAGCTGCTGCTGGAATCCTTGATGCCACTGGAAGAAACTTT GTTGGGCGGATACCATTTGATGAACAACTTAGGAACTTTGAGAACACATTGAATGATATTACTGGAAATCTTGGAGCCGATAATCTGGCGACAGAGCTTTCAAGATGCTTATTCTTTGTTGGAATGGGAAGCAATGACTACCTAAACAACTACCTTATGCCTAATTATAACACCAGAAATCAGTACAATGGACAACAGTATGCTGATCTCTTGGTTCAAACATATAACAACCAACTGACT AGGCTTTATAATCTTGGAGCAAGGAAATTTGTGATTGCTGGATTAGGGCTATTGGGATGTATTCCAAGCATATTGGCTCAAAGCAATAGTGGAAGCTGCTCTGATGAAGTGAACATGTTAGTGCAACCTTTCAATGAAAATGTGAAGACCATGTTAAGCAATCTCAACAATAATCTACCTGATTCCAGATTCATATTCATCGACAGTTCTCGCATGTTCCAGGAAATCCTTCTCAATGCTAGATCTCTTG GATTTACTGATGTGACCGAAGGGTGTTGTGGCCTTGGAAGAAACAGAGGTCAAATTACATGTCTACCATTGCAAAGACCATGTCCTAATAGAAACCAATATGTATTTTGGGATGCATTCCATCCAACAGAAGCAGTTAACATTCTGATGGGAAGGATGGCTTTTAGTGGCAACACCAATTTTGTTTATCCTCTAAACATTCAGCAACTTGCTCAACTGTGA